The Oncorhynchus mykiss isolate Arlee chromosome Y, USDA_OmykA_1.1, whole genome shotgun sequence genomic sequence ctccttcctcttctcccttatcctctccttcctcttctctgtcaTCTGTTGCCTCTGCCTCCAGTGCGGCAGACAGCTCCTGGGCAATCTCTTCCAGGGCCTCGTCCATTTCAGACTTCTCATCCTCCACCCTGGTCTCCTCAATGATCTCCTCTACAAACTTGTGCTGGACCTTCAGTTTGGGAGGCCCAGACTTGGACTTCTTAGAGGAGGTGACAGCTTGGCGGTAAGGGAAAGTGCTAAAGTGGGTCTCCTCACCTTCTAGGAGTTTCCTGCAAAAACAATAGAAAATtagatatagtatagtgtagGCTTAATATAAAAGTTAGGGTTGATatatactgaaaaaatatataaatgcatcatgcaacaatttcaaagattttacagttcatataaggaaatcagtcaatttaaataaatgaattatgccctaatctatggatttcacttgactgggcaggggtgcagccatcgGTGGGTCTGAGAGGGCAAAGGCCCACCCGCTTGGCAGCTGGGACcacccacaaaagggctttattacagacagaaatactcttcagCACCACCAaaccaccccaccacccctcagACGATCACGCAGATGAAGAAattggatgtggaggtcctgggctggcgtggttacacgtggtctgcggttgtaaggccgtttcgacgtactgccaaattctctaaagcgacgttggaggcagctcatgatagagaaatgaacatatctggcatcagctctggtggacattcctgcagtcatcataccatttgcatgctccctcaaaccttgagacatctgtggcattgtgttttgtgataaaactgcaccttttcaagtggccttttattgtcaccagcacaaggtgcacctatttaatgatcacgctgtttattcagcttcttgatatgccacacctgtcaggtggatggaatatgttggcaaaggagaaatgctcactaacaaatgtaaacaaatgtatctacaacatttttgagaaataagctttttgttcatgtggaacatttctgggatttattgtttcagctcatgaaacatgggacccacactttaaatgttgcctttatatatatataaaatatatgtataaatgtaaaaaaaatgtgtaaaaaaaagtatatatatatatatatatatatatatatatatatatatactttttttttacacatttttttttacacttgaTGAAATACAATCTTTTTCCTTAATGTGTACAATTTTTGTTTCCTCCTGTTTcctttttaaatatttgttttgacCAATGATAGGCCTAATTAGCACACTACCGTCGCACTGTACCTGTATGCAGCAATCTCGATGTCAAGAGCCATCTTGACATTGAGCAGGTCCTGGTACTCGCGCAGATGACGCGCCATCTCCCACTTCGTGCCCTTGAGCTCATTATCCAgctggtggatggtctcctgcaGAAAACAAGACCAAGAGACATCAGCTGGTTAGGAGCTGTTATTACCTAGGCCTATGTGGAACTCTGAAAAAATACTTGATTATCTATTTTTTGGTGCAGGGAGGATATGTCTCCAAAAGGACAGAACCCTCTGGAAGTAATATGAAAACTGaaaatatagatatatacaaTTTTGTATTTTGTTCCTAGTAATTGCgctttatcaaccagcacatttaaACGTGTGTAAATTTACAACACATTAAAGCACTGTGAGATTTCATTACACTATCGTTGCAATAACAATTGAAAGTGTGAAGTCACCCTGTCTCCTTGTAAAAGGGCAAATCAATTGATATGTTGGAGACCGTTCTGCGCAAAAGGTTAGGCTATTATTGTTCTGTGAAATAATTTATTCTGACGCAGTGTACACTGTTTCAAGGGCAGCCTCTTCACACTTGTTCAACAGTCGAAAATCTGTGTGGGGTGAGGCAAGGACACAGCCAATGAACGCATCGACCTGCGTCTCTGActcggcaaaaaaaaaaaaaaaacgtttgctGCATTATGTCTCCCCTTAATTAAGAACCATATAATGTCCTGACTTTCACCAATTGTCGCAGCGTATAAGTAGCCTAATGCTTCAACAAGGATGGGCGATGTAAAAGCTGTGCCCATAAGATGTCAGCATTGTGCCATTTATCTTAAAGCAAATGCGCAGACACCACCATTGCGCAGAGCTTATATGCCTAGATAAAACACATCTATCTATATTAACACAATATAGATTATAATATGTATACGTTTCATTCTCAAAGTAGGGAACTCTCCTTATAGGTAGACCTAtattaaaaataagaataaaaACCTCAAAGGAATCGTGATAATATCCTCACACGACTCTGGCACAATTTGATAGCCTATATCATAAACGAAACACATCTGATAATATTATTTAGCCAACTCTCTCCACTACATTGCTTCTCTACTTACACAGAGAATACAACTTTATAGAACACTTCACCATTAAGCCTGTGGCTGTGGGTTTCTGTATGAAAACAATGCCAACAGCGGGTCTCATCATACCTGCAGGCTGGACAGGTCGTTGTTGTGTCGGTCCTCGATGTCATTCAGCTGCCTTTCCAGTGACTCCCTGGTTCCCCGGACCGATTCTAATTCCACGGTCTTGGACTGGAGCTGGCGGCGGTAGTCTGCAATCTCATCACGGGCGGACTTTATTGCATCTTTGTTTTGTTCCGCAGCATCAGTGAGCTTGGAATAGCGGCACATGAACCAGTCCTCTACCTGCTGCAGGTTCTGGTTGGAGTGGCCCTCGAGCTGGGTGCGGATCTCCCGGAGCGCCTCGGTGATGTCCGTCTTCTGGAAGTCTTTCCTCTCCATGGTCACCTGCGACGCCTGCACCTGGGCAAACAGCTCGCTCACCTCTTCCTCGTGGTTGTTACGGATAAAGGCAATCTCATCCTGCAGTGACTGGACTTTCTTCTCCAACTCCGACTTCACTAACTCAGAGTCGTTCATATCTTTTTTTAGCGCCCGGATGATGCCTTCCGTCTCATCCCTGATGCGAGCTTCCTCATCGAAGCGGTCCCTAATTCTCTGGATGTCCTCCTCGATGTGGTCTGTGTCGAGCTGGATCTGCGCCTTATCGTGGTGGATCTGCTCCAGCATGGAGCGCAGCTCCTGGAGCTCCTGGTCGTATAAATCGCCTAGCTGGGACTGCGACACCTGCTTCTGCCTCAGCGCCTGGATCTCCTCCTCAATCTGGCTGTTCTGCTGCTCCAGATAGTGCACCTTATCGATGTAACCGGCAAAGCGGTCGTTTAACCCCTGGAGCTGCTCTTTCTCATTGGAACGCTTGTAGTCTCCGTTAGTTTGACTGAAATCAACGCTGTCGGCGGAGCTGAGGAGTGTGGAGCTGTACGCTCTGGCTACAGGCATATTGACGCTCCTCTTGTAGGGCTTGTTAGGGCTTGACCGGGACCAGGACTGAGAGCGGAACCCGCTGGAGGGGGTGCCGGAGGAGCGGCCGTAGCTTGTCCTACTATCCATGCTTCTCCTGAATGGACTCCCTACGGTGTCCACCGGGTGGTAACTCATCCGGCCAGACAAGGGGGTGCGTGTGCAAATGGAAGGGAAGGTGTGCGAGGTGGAGTATTggggtgggtgcgtgtgtgtgtttgtgcaggtgCGGGGTGGATGGCGCTCACAGCATTCTTAGCCTCACCGGCTGTCCTTTATATACCGCGCAATCTCTAAAAAGGCAAGTAGGAGCTGTTTTTACTGGCTCGTTGATCTAAGGGGAGGGCCATGTCTCAACCAACCCCTCAGACCTTTCAAGAAACACCACGTGGAAGTGTGAGGGTTCGTGGGTGGCGGTTTGAAAGGCAGAGGAATAATCacacagggggaggggggggggggggggggattatcaTTAGGATGATTCCAGGACTGGAATCATTCATTCGAAACCATGCAGATGCTGAGTCATTCATTAGGATAGCCTATGCGTTCAGGTATTTATCCGTTGTCGCTTGTCACCGAGTGAATATATAACTTTCTCGCAATATTGAACATTGGTGTGAGAAAGGAAATTATACATACATCTCTGCATTTGCTCATTCGAACAACCAATGTGCAGCATTTCTATGCATGAAGATGTGACTTATGGAGGAGTTCAATTTCCCATGTTAATTCTTATGTTCCCTATTGTTAGTCAGCAAAAAAGGTTACACCAGAAATGATCAATTTACCAATGTAATTCAGAACGAGACCAATATCAGCACCTTGGAAAGAGACAGTCCGCCAGACGCGAGTCACTAGTTTAGCGCTAGCAGCACCCTGGGCAGCGACTTAAAGCAGCAAAACACAATTCCCGTATTTATAAAACGGGAAAAAGTGTTCATACATTTTCTTTCAACTCGAAAGTATTGTAGAATGGTCGATCCTTAAATTAATTGAATGAGTATTTAATCTTTGCCAACGAACATGTATAAAGCCGACCCTAATTTGTTAGTATTGATGTTATGTGTTTGTGCTAAATCTTCAATATAGGTGATCGATTACTTCTTGACATCAAATCTCCCGATGACAGAGGGATTACCATCAGTGACATACCGATGACGTATAAACGGAGACCACCATAAGGGCATAAGGGTTCAATCAACAAGGCTACATCATGCATGAATCATCTGTGAGCACTTGCTAGTTTCAGGAAATTATGAAGCATGAAGTTCACCTTGGACAAATTTGCTCTCTTGTGCTCTTTTTGAGACATTTCtaatcaaatcatttctgtagtGATGAAAATGCATCCAGACTGTACACTGTAAAAATCGAAAGTCTCAAAACACCATGATTGTGTAATGAAACCATGAAAAGTAGTGTGCCTAAACTGAGATCTGGTGTTTGGAGGGTGTTTGACTGTAAACGCAATGTAAGTGTTTTAATAGACAGCATGTGTTTTAAAACAGAAATCAAGTCCTCTGAAACACTCACAGTGGTTCTTCAACCTGAATATTGGCGTTTTGAAGAGAGTCTTGTGAAAACACTTTTTGGCGTTTCAGTGTgtcaaaacacaaaaactgtttCTCATACAATCAATGGTTTAGAAATGCAAATGGTTTATAGCCTAAATACTTGATTGATGGTAAGGGCCTATAGATAATATTTTTTTGTGGAATTCCATTTTTATTTGTTCAATGCTTTATCTAGACAGATTAGAAACGGTGTAAAACGGTGCATTTCAATGGCATTTTACCAGCTCAACCAGGTAGCCACACTGTAAGAAATGATTCTGGGGTGAATGTAAATTgaccaaaaaaaaacaaaaacaacatacACTTAATAAAAAGGAATTCAAGTCTTGCAGTGCCCTTGGCTAGTGGTAACACATCCGGCTTAGACATGTCACCCCTCTCCCCACCGAAGACCGGGGTTAAATTCCCTGCTCCAACCCTTCCATCTGTTTCTCCCACCTATCTGTATCCCCGCTGTCTTTTCAGAACTGTCTCAATAAAGTGTCAAAATAaacccaaaatatatatattttaaatgtacgCAAGTCCTTTCTTTCATTGATTTGTTCATTTCGTTTTACGTAAACCTAATATGTTGattcaaatgtaaatatatttcatGAAGATAACCAAAGAGAAAGAACATTTAGTGATTGAACTCACTGGAAGTCTTTTGTTTAATCATCTTGACACAATGACTCTGTTTTTAGAGGATTGTGGATCATTCAAAAAATGTTGTATGCACAAAAGAACGAAAATGATATTTCTATATTAGTATTAAGCTTGTTGAGCCATGAGGTGCAATGGATCATGATGAATGGATATCAAAACTGTCAGGCAAAGTTAAGTTCAATGAGGACAGCACCCATTCCCACATTCATGATTGTCAATGGAAGAGTCAAATGCAGAATCCTCAATACTTGCAGTTAAACCTCAAGTTACTGATGGTGGTTTGAACACTGCTTGAAAATGCCTGCCGAAACGATGACCAAATGACCAAATACACAAGGTTAAACATTAAGACACCAGAAAAACGGATCTTATTCTGCGCTAGACAGTAAATCAAAGCCTCATAATGgtgtttagaagctttagagagaTGAAACGGCACCAAAAGAGAAGGGATCTCATTCtgcacaatttatttatttaacctttatttaactaggctaaaCAGGACTCGAAACACCAAAAATAGTGGGGTCTTTTCGCAGTCccaaaatccagaacaaattcaagaaagcatactgtatcatactgtagaGCCCTTATTCCACGGAAATTCAatttcatattgctcaaataaacagcaaacctggtttaaaaaaaaacagataaagcaacacctctcccctatttgacctagagaGTGTATGTGCGTATGcatgatatgtaggctacgtgtgcctttaaaaaaaaatgatgtcCTTGAGCTGTTTTTGTCTATTGGTGTTCTGCATTATGTCATTCTATATTAGGTTTCatattttgtgtggaccccaggaagagtagctgctgcttttacaacagctaatggggatcctaataaaacaccAAATACCAAACCTTTTCTGTTAGTGCTCCCAATCCCTGGCAAGGTGTTACACAACACTTGATAAAGTGGTGTTACAACACACCATGTAATGTTTCAAAACATTTCAGGATGATGTGTTTCACTACTCCAGCAAAGGTTAAGGTTTCGTCTCCTTCAAGTTGTTGGCAGCTCATATGCCACTAGTTTGAGTGTTGTTACAAAGCACCTCATTTTAAACGATGTAACATTGTTTCCATAATATAATGTCTCCCCCGTGGCTCAGAATCTTATCTGGCCATCTGAATGGGTGCTCCCTGCACAGTAACACTCATGAGTATGGGTGGCTCAGCCTGACAGATTGGTGACTACTGCCTATATCTGGTGGTCCTGGAGATGATTTTCAATCATCTGCAAGGTTTCAGACAGAGCTAGTTTCCTTTGGGAGATAAGATGTCTGGTGGATTCTGGAGCAGACTGCCACAGATGCATAATACAACCCAGAAACGATTATTTACGATCTTTGACTAGTCATGCAAGGTAGCTGGCATACTTTAACTCACTCATTTTGTTAACCCACCAAAGTTCTGTAATTATTTTTAGCCCACCCATGAGCTGTGGTTTTATATCACTTCTGCAGCCTCAGAAGGACTGTAACTCCATCTGTCTAACTCTAACAATGATGGGAAACACCAACTGCTCTGTACTCACAATTTAAAGAGGGCTAATCTCTTCCTAGCatcattttttcttcttctctgagAGCTTAACGAATTGGAAGAAAAGTACTTTTGTGAATAGAGTCATTACACGTTTGAATTTTCAGCATGTTAACGTTAGACCCTGCCCCCATTGGATTTGACATTGAATCTGAGCATAATGAGAAGCAATTGGACTGCACTTAGAGTCCTGAATATGAGTACAATCAGTATACCATATCATCTAGCAGTTTCTCTTCAGGACAATATTTCACTTTGATTAATATGCTTTCGCTAAGAGATACAGAATATAATGCATACGTTAGTCTTTGGGTTGTGGCTGAGATCCCATGGGACGGAGAGGCTGCTATCTCCTCCCTGCATTGAGATGTTTTCTCTAAGGAGTGAAGCCGCAGTGTTGTTTGCCAGATCTGATTGGCTGCAGTCTGCTGTCATTCTTATTGATCCCCCATCAATCCTGCTCTAATCCTTTCAGAGGTAACAGAGGTCACTGCAAACCCTGTATCTGCAACTGCTGCAGCTAATGCAACAAAATGGCTGTCTCAGGTTTTGGCCAATAGGTTGCCTTAGATGGCCATATTTCATCGAATGAAAACTGGCGAGGCTATTTTTGACAAATGACAAGGCTATTTTTGCCCCCCAGGACATTATTACCCACAAAATGAAAATCAATGAGATTTGAATTGTATTTTTCACTTTTAACATTATTTGTTTTATATCAAGCATAAGAGGGGAGAATAAGTTATTCCCATTTCTGAGATAGAATTAGACTCTTCCCATTAATCACCCATCTGTATTCTGTTATCTCACTCATTGTTTTTCCATCGCAACAGCTAGCTCTGCAGAGCGAACCCTAATGCGTTTGAGAGCTCAGACAGTTTTAGATTGTGTttgtaccagagagagagagagagaaggggacacagagagagagagagagagagagagagagagagagagagagagagagagagagagagagagagagagagagagagagagagagagagagagagagagagagagagagagggacaaggagAGAAAAAACAGGTAGTTACTGTGAATCTCCGAGCAGAATGTGTGTACTAGAGGTTACTTGGGTGATTATACTTGTATAAAGCACTAACTCACTTTCTCCGTGCTGATCCTTCAGTGTCCTAGACCACTGGCCTCTGCTcattgcccctctctctctctctgctttcctgCTGGCCTCAGCCTTTTAAACATGTAAATCACCACACAAGTACAATAGGCCAGCCACTCAGCCAGCCTTCAAGGTGCTTTTGGCTGGCACAGCTAGGGGTGGTGTGATGCATGGAGGGGGTAGAGAAAAGGGGTGTTGTTTATATTCAGTCTGGGGCTCGGGCTCCAACGCACTGCAGAAGGCTTGGAGTGTTTTCAAGTGGCACTGCAGCAGAAGCAGGCTGTGAACAGAGAGCAAGCAGCCAAGCCCAGTCCAGGCTACAGAGCAGAGCTCTCCCTGCTAGCTCCCAATAACATCCTGCATCCCCCTGCAACACCCTGGCCACCATCACCGCAGACTCAGCTTCAAACAGGAAGGAGACCCGACCCAGACCTGATATAGGTTCACTCAGATTAAAGTCTTATCTGTTCTTTTAACCTATCGAATTAGATCTTATTAAATAAGATAAGTGTATCAATAAAGTTATGTTCAGGAGCATCTTCTTGACACCCAACAGGATATTACAAACTCAGTTCCCCTCTCTTGTTCTATTATGTATGTCTCTACACATTATTTAATGCATGAGCGACTACATTAATTCAAAGACAGTAGAGAGCGCCACAAGAGATCCCTCTGGCCAAAGATGGGAAAGGTAGGCAGAAGAGAGGTCATTGGATATAGAGGTAATCAATACAAGTACTGGGGTGATTAATCTGATACTTATTGGAGCTAATAGGGCGTGGCAGAGGAACAGAGATGTAAATAAGTAGATCCAGAAAACACAGTTTGGCAAATCACACCACCATGCAAGGAAATACAAGTCTCTGGCTAGCACACTGCATCATCAGCTAGATGCAAATGAACCCAATGTATGATCTATAGACTGttatgttttacctttatttaactaggcaagtcagttaagaacacatttttattttcaatgacagcataggaacagtgggataactgccttgttcaggggcagaatgaaagatttttactttgtcagctcagggatttgacctagcaacttttggttactggcccaacactctaaccactaggctacctgctgccctgtgTCCTACCATAACATAcaagttattttattgtgttaatttattgtgttactttatataattttttactttagtttatttggtaaatattttcttaactctttcttgaactgcactgttgcttaagggcttgtaagaaataatttcacggtaaggtctacacatgttgtattcggcacatgtgacaaataaagcttgatttgatttgaactaccCTTCGAGTTCATGTGAGGACTCATGAACCTGGCCCATGCCAGActgtagtggtgtaaagtacttaagtaaaaaatactttaaagtactacttaagtcgtgttttggagtatctgtactttactatttatatttttgacaacttctacttttactccactacatttgTCAAGAAAATAATGTTCTTTCTACTCcgtattttccctgacacccaaaagtactcattacat encodes the following:
- the nefma gene encoding neurofilament medium polypeptide, producing the protein MSYHPVDTVGSPFRRSMDSRTSYGRSSGTPSSGFRSQSWSRSSPNKPYKRSVNMPVARAYSSTLLSSADSVDFSQTNGDYKRSNEKEQLQGLNDRFAGYIDKVHYLEQQNSQIEEEIQALRQKQVSQSQLGDLYDQELQELRSMLEQIHHDKAQIQLDTDHIEEDIQRIRDRFDEEARIRDETEGIIRALKKDMNDSELVKSELEKKVQSLQDEIAFIRNNHEEEVSELFAQVQASQVTMERKDFQKTDITEALREIRTQLEGHSNQNLQQVEDWFMCRYSKLTDAAEQNKDAIKSARDEIADYRRQLQSKTVELESVRGTRESLERQLNDIEDRHNNDLSSLQETIHQLDNELKGTKWEMARHLREYQDLLNVKMALDIEIAAYRKLLEGEETHFSTFPYRQAVTSSKKSKSGPPKLKVQHKFVEEIIEETRVEDEKSEMDEALEEIAQELSAALEAEATDDREEEGEDKGEEEGEEAVGHGEEGEGEGDSEEVVASTESQMSSSAPAEEEEEDKNGGDEEEDGGEGAEEGEKEEEGEKEGEGEKGDDAEGGDEGEGREEGEETAPESKVSPDKEKAGEKEGSGGEEETAEGEGEEEGGDKEEVASSDKGSKDGDETDEKDKKGKDEKDDKTDEADVAKTESPKTDAPKSEVPKAEVQKSEAPKVSKPDSLKAESPKAGSPKSESPKAGSPKHESPKAGSPKSESPKPGSPKSETPKPAGSPKSESPKPTGSPKSESPKPAGSPKSESPKLGSPKAESPKDEAPKPEAPKSEAPKAAEEKVDKKGDSEEEKVEKKDAALSGEVEKGAPEDKKDDGKKEETDVISNGVDESPTKDDPNQKDDLSQKDDPSQKVVITKTVETITTGEDGAKHVIKSVTVTETVKETEDMIQEKMVSSKTMEKHSSKSVKVVTETE